The Streptomyces sp. Je 1-332 genome has a window encoding:
- a CDS encoding VOC family protein: MASKFTELAIDCVDPDALAQFWCAVLGYEVQEAEDGFISIGAPQEPGGAQCVGPVPPTLGFARVPEGKAIKNRLHIDVNPTDREQDEEVRRLLGLGARHADVGQTGDESWVILADPEGNEFCVLATRRP, encoded by the coding sequence GTGGCCAGTAAGTTCACCGAGCTTGCGATCGACTGTGTCGATCCCGATGCGCTTGCCCAATTCTGGTGCGCCGTCCTCGGTTACGAGGTGCAGGAGGCGGAGGACGGGTTCATTTCCATCGGTGCGCCTCAAGAGCCTGGCGGCGCGCAGTGCGTCGGGCCAGTTCCGCCCACGCTGGGGTTCGCGCGGGTGCCTGAGGGCAAGGCCATCAAGAACCGGCTCCACATCGACGTCAACCCGACCGACAGGGAGCAGGACGAAGAGGTCCGTCGACTGCTCGGACTCGGTGCTCGGCACGCCGACGTCGGCCAGACCGGCGACGAGAGCTGGGTCATCCTCGCCGACCCCGAAGGGAACGAGTT